The following proteins come from a genomic window of Nostoc sp. TCL26-01:
- the pstB gene encoding phosphate ABC transporter ATP-binding protein PstB encodes MATNTSTANSTETVLKTENLNVYYGKFLALQNIWLDIPKNKVTAFIGPSGCGKSTLLRCYNRLNDLIESFRAEGKIFYYGKNLYAQDIDPVEVRRRIGMVFQRPNPFPKSIYDNITYGAKINGYQGNMDELVERSLRQAALWDEVKDKLRQSGSSLSGGQQQRLCIARAIAVQPEIILMDEPCSALDPISTLRVEELIHELKEQYTIVIVTHNMQQAARVSDMTAFFNVRSTETGGRIGYLVEYDATESIFNNPQQADTRDYVSGRFG; translated from the coding sequence ATGGCTACTAACACCAGTACAGCAAACAGTACCGAAACCGTTCTGAAGACAGAAAATTTAAACGTTTACTACGGTAAATTTCTGGCTTTACAGAACATTTGGCTAGATATTCCCAAAAATAAGGTGACAGCTTTTATTGGCCCTTCTGGTTGTGGCAAAAGTACTTTGTTACGCTGCTATAACCGTCTTAACGATTTGATTGAATCATTTCGGGCAGAAGGTAAAATTTTTTACTATGGCAAGAATTTATACGCACAAGATATCGATCCTGTAGAAGTGCGGCGGCGAATTGGCATGGTGTTCCAAAGACCAAACCCATTCCCTAAATCAATCTATGACAATATTACTTATGGAGCCAAAATTAATGGCTACCAAGGTAATATGGACGAATTAGTAGAACGCAGCTTACGGCAAGCGGCGTTGTGGGATGAAGTGAAAGATAAATTACGCCAAAGTGGCTCATCTTTGTCTGGTGGACAACAACAACGGTTGTGTATTGCGAGAGCGATCGCTGTCCAACCTGAGATTATACTTATGGATGAACCTTGCTCTGCTCTAGACCCCATCTCTACTTTGCGTGTAGAAGAACTCATCCACGAACTCAAAGAACAATACACTATCGTCATCGTTACCCACAATATGCAGCAAGCTGCACGGGTATCTGACATGACAGCTTTCTTCAACGTCCGGTCTACAGAAACAGGTGGTCGTATCGGTTATCTAGTAGAATACGATGCCACAGAATCAATTTTCAATAATCCGCAGCAAGCAGATACCAGAGATTATGTAAGCGGTAGATTCGGTTAA
- the pstA gene encoding phosphate ABC transporter permease PstA — translation MTAHFPERSLTRDSMSGRTLFNTFMTGVAFVCGGLALLPLLAVLSYVLIQGFSSLNLSIFVELPPAPLRQGGGFGNAILGTLLMVGIGALISVPVGVTAAIYLTEFSSGKIARWVRFATNILSGVPSIIAGVFAYGIVVLTLVKLNLGSYSALGGGFALAILMLPIIVRTTDESLQLVSQDLRQASVGLGATKFQTVTQVVLPSAIPAIVTGATLAIARAAGETAPLLFTALFSPFWPDSLFKPTASLAVLVYNFAISPFKNWQSLAWAASLILVLMVLITSIIARWATRQKA, via the coding sequence ATGACTGCTCATTTTCCTGAGAGAAGTTTAACTCGTGACTCCATGTCCGGACGGACACTGTTTAACACGTTCATGACGGGAGTAGCATTTGTCTGCGGAGGATTGGCACTTTTACCTCTGTTGGCAGTACTCTCTTATGTTCTCATTCAAGGTTTTAGCAGCCTGAATCTAAGTATCTTTGTTGAGCTACCACCTGCACCTCTCAGACAAGGTGGAGGTTTTGGTAATGCCATTTTGGGAACACTACTAATGGTAGGTATCGGCGCATTAATTAGTGTTCCAGTCGGTGTGACCGCAGCAATTTATTTAACAGAGTTCAGTTCTGGTAAAATAGCAAGATGGGTAAGATTTGCGACTAATATTCTCAGTGGAGTTCCTTCAATCATTGCTGGTGTATTTGCCTACGGGATTGTGGTTCTCACACTAGTCAAACTCAATCTAGGTTCATATTCTGCTCTGGGCGGAGGATTTGCCCTAGCAATTTTGATGCTACCGATTATCGTCAGAACTACTGATGAATCTTTACAGTTAGTTTCACAAGATTTACGGCAAGCATCTGTAGGCTTAGGAGCTACTAAATTTCAAACGGTAACACAAGTTGTTCTGCCATCTGCCATACCGGCAATTGTCACAGGAGCAACTTTAGCTATCGCCCGCGCTGCTGGAGAAACTGCGCCTCTGTTGTTTACTGCTCTATTTTCTCCATTTTGGCCTGATAGCTTATTTAAACCCACAGCTTCTCTAGCTGTTTTGGTTTACAACTTTGCAATTTCTCCGTTTAAAAATTGGCAATCATTAGCCTGGGCGGCATCTTTGATTTTGGTGTTGATGGTTCTCATCACCAGTATCATTGCTCGTTGGGCTACTCGCCAAAAAGCTTAA
- the pstC gene encoding phosphate ABC transporter permease subunit PstC yields MATNSESLQSAIKSRSEIDRTLDRSFVWMTRVFALAIAGTLLWIALQVTVDSWPAIQKFGAGFLASTAWNPVKDDYGVLPQVYGTLVSSFIGLLLAIPIGVGTAVLLSEDFLPGKVRIVLVFLVELLAAIPSVVYGVWGIFVLVPILTNLGRWLNSTLGWLPIFSTPPTGPGMLPAGVILAIMTLPIITAISRDALISVPPSLRQASLGLGATRWETILQVLIPSAFSGIVSAVMLALGRAMGETMAVTMLIGNSNKISASLLAPANTISSLLANQFSEASGLQVAALMYAALVLFVLTLIVNILAEYIVLRVKRI; encoded by the coding sequence ATGGCTACAAACTCTGAAAGTTTGCAATCAGCAATCAAAAGTCGCTCTGAAATAGACAGAACGCTAGACCGAAGCTTTGTTTGGATGACTAGGGTTTTTGCGCTAGCGATCGCTGGGACTCTATTATGGATAGCACTGCAAGTCACTGTTGATTCTTGGCCTGCTATCCAAAAATTTGGCGCTGGCTTTTTAGCCAGTACTGCTTGGAACCCAGTCAAAGATGATTATGGGGTATTACCTCAAGTTTATGGAACTTTGGTGAGTTCTTTTATTGGGTTACTGCTGGCTATACCCATCGGTGTAGGTACGGCTGTCTTATTAAGCGAAGACTTTCTTCCAGGTAAGGTACGTATTGTACTGGTTTTTTTAGTCGAATTACTGGCGGCTATTCCCAGCGTTGTCTACGGAGTCTGGGGCATATTTGTTCTAGTGCCGATTTTAACTAATTTGGGAAGATGGCTCAATAGTACTTTGGGCTGGTTACCAATTTTTAGTACTCCTCCCACTGGGCCGGGAATGTTACCGGCGGGAGTTATCCTGGCAATCATGACTTTGCCAATTATCACAGCTATATCTCGTGATGCGTTGATTTCCGTACCTCCTAGTTTGCGTCAAGCATCTTTGGGTTTAGGTGCAACACGTTGGGAAACGATTTTACAAGTTTTGATTCCCTCGGCATTTTCTGGTATCGTCAGCGCCGTCATGCTAGCGCTAGGCCGAGCAATGGGAGAAACAATGGCTGTGACAATGTTGATTGGTAACTCCAACAAGATCAGCGCCTCCTTACTAGCACCTGCCAATACAATTTCTTCTTTGCTGGCAAACCAGTTCTCGGAAGCTAGTGGTTTGCAAGTAGCAGCTCTTATGTATGCTGCCTTGGTTTTATTTGTTTTGACTCTGATAGTCAACATTTTGGCCGAGTACATTGTTCTCCGAGTCAAGCGAATATAG
- the pstS gene encoding phosphate ABC transporter substrate-binding protein PstS → MLSRLQRIKNNRLSVAVSALALTMSLAACGGQQASNDTTTKDTSSGTAKDATASSPGKLDLGGNVSLTGAGASFPAPLYQSWFTDVNKKYPNLQVNYQSVGSGAGVEQFIKGTVDFGASDVAMKDEEITKVPADKGVILLPMTAGSIVLSYNLPEVTGELKLPRAVYTDILLGKIKTWNDKKITDANPGVNLPNQPITVVYRSDGSGTTGVFTKHLSAISPEWKSKVGDGKTVSWPVGVGAKGNEGVTAQIQQTQGSIGYVEYGYAKQNNLKFASLENKGGKFVVPTEESASKTLESVTLPADLRAFISDPEGADSYPIVTYTWLLTYKKYSDPAKAKAVEAIVEYGLTDGQKIAAELGYVPLPQNVIAKVAAAADQISPDYKIAVGGNTSASK, encoded by the coding sequence ATGCTTTCACGTCTACAGAGAATAAAAAATAACCGTCTTTCGGTAGCAGTCTCAGCATTAGCACTGACAATGAGTTTAGCCGCTTGTGGTGGACAGCAAGCCTCTAACGATACAACTACCAAAGATACTTCATCTGGTACTGCTAAAGATGCTACAGCCTCTAGCCCAGGAAAATTGGATCTTGGTGGCAATGTATCATTAACTGGTGCTGGTGCATCTTTTCCTGCACCGCTATATCAAAGTTGGTTCACAGATGTAAACAAAAAATATCCAAATTTGCAAGTCAACTATCAATCAGTTGGTAGCGGTGCTGGAGTTGAGCAATTTATCAAAGGTACTGTTGACTTTGGCGCTAGCGACGTAGCGATGAAGGACGAAGAAATTACCAAAGTCCCCGCCGATAAAGGTGTCATTTTACTACCAATGACGGCTGGTAGCATTGTCTTATCTTACAACTTGCCGGAAGTGACAGGAGAACTGAAACTACCACGGGCAGTGTACACAGATATTTTATTGGGCAAGATTAAAACCTGGAATGACAAGAAAATTACTGATGCTAACCCAGGTGTAAATCTGCCTAATCAGCCGATTACAGTTGTGTATCGTTCTGATGGTAGCGGTACTACAGGCGTATTTACCAAGCATCTCAGTGCTATCAGTCCAGAGTGGAAAAGCAAAGTTGGCGATGGTAAGACTGTTAGCTGGCCTGTAGGAGTTGGTGCGAAAGGGAATGAAGGTGTCACAGCCCAGATTCAACAAACCCAAGGTTCAATTGGTTATGTTGAGTACGGCTATGCTAAACAAAATAACCTCAAGTTTGCATCTTTAGAAAATAAAGGTGGTAAATTTGTTGTACCGACAGAAGAGTCAGCCTCTAAAACTCTAGAATCAGTGACTCTACCAGCAGACCTCCGGGCCTTTATCTCTGATCCAGAAGGTGCAGATTCTTATCCTATCGTCACTTACACCTGGCTGTTGACCTACAAAAAATATTCCGACCCCGCAAAAGCCAAAGCAGTCGAAGCTATTGTTGAGTACGGCTTGACTGATGGACAAAAAATTGCGGCTGAATTAGGATATGTTCCCTTACCACAAAATGTCATTGCCAAGGTGGCGGCGGCGGCTGATCAAATTAGCCCAGACTACAAAATTGCTGTTGGTGGTAATACCAGCGCCAGTAAGTAG
- a CDS encoding biotin transporter BioY, whose product MFAASNQLLWSMIGLLLTMGGTFLEAHSITFPWSWSLHGIQTVSLGVTYQVGAVLLVGCLGGKNAGALSQIAYLVMGLTLLPVFSDGGGNIGYVKVSQFGYLLGFVPGAWICGLLAFKARPRLETLSFSCICGLLSIHLCGITYLILRYLLHWQATESLTLMQEIFRYSWLAIPGQLAVVCAVSVVAYVLRHLMFY is encoded by the coding sequence ATGTTCGCCGCTTCCAATCAATTACTATGGTCAATGATCGGTTTGCTCTTAACAATGGGTGGAACCTTTCTAGAAGCCCATAGCATTACCTTTCCTTGGAGTTGGAGTCTGCACGGAATCCAAACTGTTTCTTTAGGTGTCACTTATCAAGTTGGTGCGGTGCTACTAGTAGGCTGTTTAGGTGGTAAAAATGCTGGTGCGCTTTCACAGATTGCCTATTTAGTCATGGGATTAACTTTATTACCTGTGTTTTCTGATGGTGGCGGTAATATTGGTTATGTGAAGGTATCTCAGTTTGGCTATCTGCTGGGTTTTGTTCCTGGCGCTTGGATTTGTGGCTTACTAGCTTTTAAAGCGAGACCTAGACTAGAAACTCTCAGCTTTAGCTGTATTTGTGGCTTATTGAGTATACATCTGTGCGGAATTACTTATTTGATCCTCAGATATTTGTTGCATTGGCAAGCCACAGAAAGCTTAACTTTGATGCAAGAAATTTTTAGATACTCTTGGTTAGCAATTCCCGGACAATTAGCTGTAGTCTGTGCTGTGTCCGTAGTAGCATATGTGTTGCGACACTTGATGTTTTATTAG
- the lspA gene encoding signal peptidase II: MRFKNRLFWIAAFIAFFLDQMTKYWVVQTFSIGQTLPILPGIFHFTYVTNTGAAFSLLSGKVEWLRWLSLAVSLMLIALALFGQALNRWDQLGYGFVLGGAMGNGIDRFVLGYVVDFLDFRLINFAVFNVADSFISIGIVCLLIASLQKTPTSNRRQR, translated from the coding sequence ATGCGTTTTAAAAATCGCCTTTTTTGGATAGCTGCCTTTATTGCTTTTTTCTTAGACCAAATGACAAAGTACTGGGTAGTGCAAACCTTTAGCATAGGACAGACACTGCCGATTTTACCTGGGATATTTCACTTTACCTATGTGACTAATACAGGTGCGGCGTTTAGTTTGTTGAGTGGGAAAGTAGAATGGCTACGCTGGCTATCTTTAGCAGTGAGTTTAATGTTGATAGCGTTAGCGTTGTTTGGACAAGCCTTGAATCGATGGGATCAGTTGGGCTATGGTTTTGTCTTGGGTGGGGCGATGGGGAATGGGATTGATAGATTTGTTTTAGGTTATGTTGTTGATTTTCTAGATTTTCGCTTAATTAACTTTGCTGTATTTAATGTGGCAGATTCATTTATTAGTATCGGTATTGTTTGCTTGCTGATTGCTTCTTTACAAAAGACACCTACTTCCAATCGTCGCCAGAGATAA
- a CDS encoding transglycosylase domain-containing protein: MNSPQPPHKPQTLIGQLTQAVHTIQARVDFSKLALKPNAKVPELWVQDAGADKAEVYPLLGDRYVLGRSSKSSDIVVRNPVVSQIHLSLSRDSSQRTPVFIIKDENSTNGIYRGKRRVNTLELRHGDILTLGPPELAASVRLQYVDPPPWYFKAATWAGYGVAGVSALLGLVIGVESLKFSVKPLPTATRAPVVVYARDGSTPLREPRTTAHVDMKRLEDFGRYLPAAVVASEDSRYYWHIGVDPLGILRAVLINSRSGDVQQGASTITQQVARSLFRDYVGRQDSLGRKLREAVVALKLEAFYSKDEVLLTYLNRVFLGADTSGFEDAAQYYFGKSAKELSLAEAATLVGILPAPNAFDFCGDGPNKLDAADYRNRVIKRMLEMGKITPEEANRGRRSTVQVSPKVCEQQAKTIAPYFYNYVFQELESILGEGAAREGNYIIETQLDLSFQAQAESALRNTVNNAGSSFGFSQGALVTLDSRTGAILAMVGGTDYKKSQFNRAVQAQRQPGSTFKIFAYTAALLQGIPASKSYSCAPLTWQGFTYRPCRSGAGGSLDIATGLALSENPIALRVAREVGLDKVVSMAQRLGVKSSLDPVPGLVLGQSVVNVLEMTGAFGAIGNRGVSNPPHAISRILDSSECSDRNDLKTCRVIYSFDQNPEANKQAIPQAIADEMTDLMQGVVTRGTGRSAAIGEGEAGKTGTTNDNVDLWFIGFIPSRRLVTGIWLGNDNNSPTSGSSAQAAQLWGNYMGRITR; encoded by the coding sequence ATGAATTCCCCCCAACCCCCTCACAAGCCACAAACGTTAATTGGTCAACTGACACAAGCGGTACATACAATTCAAGCTAGGGTTGATTTCTCCAAGTTAGCGCTCAAGCCGAATGCCAAAGTACCGGAACTTTGGGTGCAGGATGCGGGGGCGGATAAAGCAGAAGTGTATCCGCTACTGGGCGATCGCTATGTACTAGGTCGCAGTTCCAAATCCTCTGATATAGTGGTGCGTAACCCGGTTGTCAGCCAAATTCACTTGTCATTGTCACGGGATTCTAGTCAACGTACCCCAGTTTTTATCATCAAGGATGAAAACTCGACTAATGGCATCTATCGTGGTAAGCGAAGGGTTAATACTCTAGAATTACGTCACGGCGACATTCTGACTCTGGGGCCGCCAGAATTGGCTGCTTCAGTTCGTCTACAGTATGTTGATCCACCACCTTGGTATTTTAAAGCGGCAACTTGGGCTGGTTATGGTGTAGCAGGTGTCAGCGCTTTGTTGGGATTGGTAATTGGTGTCGAATCCCTAAAATTTTCAGTCAAACCCTTACCTACAGCCACTCGCGCCCCGGTAGTTGTCTATGCCCGTGATGGTAGTACACCTTTACGTGAACCCAGAACTACGGCTCACGTAGATATGAAGCGGTTAGAAGATTTTGGTCGTTATTTACCTGCGGCGGTGGTCGCTTCGGAAGACAGCCGTTATTATTGGCACATTGGTGTTGATCCTCTGGGAATTTTACGAGCAGTACTGATCAACAGTCGCAGTGGTGATGTGCAGCAAGGAGCCAGTACAATTACGCAGCAAGTCGCTCGGAGTTTGTTTCGTGATTATGTAGGTAGACAAGATTCCTTGGGACGAAAATTAAGAGAAGCAGTTGTGGCCCTGAAGCTAGAAGCTTTTTACAGCAAAGATGAGGTTTTGCTGACTTACCTAAATCGTGTCTTTTTAGGCGCTGATACATCTGGCTTTGAGGATGCAGCCCAGTATTATTTTGGTAAATCGGCTAAAGAGTTATCCTTGGCAGAAGCAGCAACATTAGTAGGGATTTTACCTGCACCTAACGCTTTTGATTTTTGTGGAGATGGCCCGAATAAATTAGATGCAGCAGATTACCGTAATCGAGTGATTAAGCGGATGCTGGAAATGGGCAAAATCACTCCAGAGGAAGCAAACCGGGGGAGAAGATCCACAGTCCAAGTTAGCCCTAAAGTTTGTGAACAACAAGCCAAAACAATAGCCCCGTACTTTTACAACTATGTATTTCAAGAACTAGAGTCAATTTTGGGTGAAGGTGCAGCCAGAGAAGGTAACTACATCATCGAAACGCAACTTGATTTGAGTTTTCAAGCCCAAGCCGAATCAGCACTGAGGAATACAGTTAATAATGCAGGTTCGAGTTTTGGCTTTTCCCAAGGGGCGCTGGTGACACTGGACTCCAGAACTGGTGCTATTTTGGCAATGGTAGGCGGAACTGATTATAAAAAAAGTCAGTTCAATCGGGCGGTGCAAGCCCAAAGACAACCTGGTTCTACTTTTAAAATTTTTGCTTACACAGCAGCGCTGTTACAGGGCATACCAGCGTCTAAGAGTTATTCTTGTGCGCCTTTGACTTGGCAAGGTTTTACTTATAGGCCTTGTCGTTCTGGTGCGGGTGGGAGTTTGGATATTGCTACAGGACTGGCGCTTTCAGAAAATCCCATCGCTTTAAGAGTTGCTAGAGAGGTAGGACTGGATAAGGTGGTATCAATGGCGCAGCGTTTGGGAGTCAAGTCATCCCTTGATCCTGTACCTGGGTTAGTTTTGGGTCAAAGTGTGGTCAACGTGTTGGAAATGACTGGTGCTTTTGGGGCTATTGGCAATCGTGGTGTGTCTAATCCACCCCATGCCATTAGTAGAATTTTAGACAGTAGTGAGTGTAGCGATCGCAATGATTTAAAAACCTGTCGGGTGATTTATTCTTTTGACCAAAATCCCGAAGCCAACAAACAAGCCATCCCTCAAGCTATAGCTGATGAGATGACTGATTTGATGCAAGGGGTAGTTACTAGAGGAACTGGGCGCAGTGCCGCCATCGGTGAAGGGGAAGCGGGTAAAACTGGCACAACCAATGACAACGTGGATTTGTGGTTTATTGGTTTTATTCCCAGTCGCCGTTTGGTAACTGGTATTTGGCTAGGAAATGATAATAACTCGCCGACATCCGGTAGTAGCGCTCAAGCAGCTCAGTTGTGGGGTAATTATATGGGGAGAATTACCAGATAG
- a CDS encoding sensor histidine kinase KdpD, protein MNWSNWGYLGVGLLLGMGGRWLFPRAANSSVNRSPAKPTEQQNTQQLLQELQQTQLAYEMALQTSQFQAGFLARTTHELRSPLNGLIGLHQLILSDLCEDPAEEREFIGQAHERALKLLHLLDEILNVAKIEHGNNRLDIQPKSLVEILQEVYNLTYMLAVDRNLKLQVLSPDAEIYVLTDPRWLKQVLLNLVDTAIAQMKEGSIDISTSLAPTSNDIYIWLDLPTHALPMSESMDLLQLTQSSAPTDKNPAALSPSMKLLLNQKLLAVMGGKLEILPLPNSPETEAQTRLQLSIPLAIPEAEFPQ, encoded by the coding sequence ATGAATTGGAGCAACTGGGGATATCTCGGAGTAGGATTATTACTGGGAATGGGTGGGCGTTGGTTATTTCCACGGGCTGCCAATAGTAGTGTTAATCGCTCTCCAGCAAAACCAACAGAACAACAGAATACACAACAACTACTGCAAGAACTCCAGCAGACACAACTGGCCTATGAGATGGCGTTGCAAACGAGTCAGTTTCAAGCGGGTTTCTTGGCACGTACTACCCACGAATTGCGATCGCCTTTAAATGGTTTAATTGGGTTACATCAATTAATTTTGTCTGATTTATGTGAAGATCCTGCCGAAGAACGCGAATTTATTGGTCAAGCTCACGAACGAGCCTTGAAACTGCTACATCTGCTGGATGAAATCTTAAATGTAGCGAAAATAGAACATGGCAATAATCGATTAGATATTCAACCCAAATCTTTAGTTGAGATTTTACAAGAAGTCTATAACTTAACTTATATGCTGGCGGTAGATCGCAATTTAAAGTTGCAAGTTTTATCCCCAGATGCAGAAATTTATGTGTTGACAGATCCCCGGTGGCTCAAGCAAGTGTTACTGAATTTAGTAGACACGGCTATTGCACAAATGAAGGAAGGCAGTATTGATATTTCCACCAGCCTTGCACCTACAAGTAATGATATTTATATTTGGCTAGATTTACCCACTCACGCCTTACCAATGAGTGAATCAATGGATTTACTCCAATTGACACAGTCATCTGCACCAACTGATAAAAACCCAGCAGCTTTATCACCAAGCATGAAGTTGTTACTCAATCAAAAACTGCTGGCTGTGATGGGAGGAAAGTTAGAAATCCTCCCATTACCCAATTCTCCAGAAACAGAAGCACAAACTAGACTCCAGTTGTCTATCCCCCTAGCGATTCCTGAAGCTGAATTTCCGCAGTAG
- a CDS encoding GNAT family N-acetyltransferase, whose protein sequence is MNYSQIQFCEHPQSKVDLYQLQELLNISADWAKGRSIEDLGIAIANSDPVISVWDRERLIGFARATSDGIYRATIWDVVIHPDYRDKGLGSKLVETVLAHPRMRWVERVYLMTTHQQRFYEKIGFQVNSNTTMVLHNEKINSLATAEIQLQESLGG, encoded by the coding sequence ATGAACTATTCTCAGATTCAATTTTGCGAACATCCCCAGTCTAAAGTAGACCTTTATCAACTCCAAGAATTATTAAATATTTCAGCTGATTGGGCTAAAGGACGCAGTATTGAAGATTTGGGCATAGCCATTGCTAACAGCGATCCGGTAATCTCTGTTTGGGATCGAGAACGGCTGATTGGTTTTGCTAGAGCTACTTCCGATGGGATTTATCGAGCCACAATTTGGGATGTCGTGATTCATCCAGACTATCGTGATAAAGGGTTGGGAAGTAAATTAGTCGAGACTGTCTTAGCTCATCCCCGGATGCGATGGGTTGAGCGAGTCTATCTGATGACTACCCACCAACAGAGGTTTTATGAAAAAATAGGTTTCCAAGTTAATAGCAACACCACGATGGTGCTACATAATGAAAAAATTAACTCTCTGGCTACTGCGGAAATTCAGCTTCAGGAATCGCTAGGGGGATAG